The Panulirus ornatus isolate Po-2019 chromosome 19, ASM3632096v1, whole genome shotgun sequence genome includes the window AAAACTTGATCATAAAACATCAGGAAATTAGTGAAAAGGGAAGATAATAAAAGAAAGCAAGAAGTTCTTTCCCAGAAAGATTCAGTACGtaataaagaaaaggaaagtcACTCAAGAATGTCAGGAGCAAATAAAACTGGTGTAATTCCTTTAGAGGAATTGCCAGTACCCCAGGTAAGTAATGATGAGTTAATGATTCAGTTTGCAGGAGGGGTACAGGATTGTTtaagatcaattttttttttggcatatatCTTCTTGATTCCAGTATATGTAGTTGATTTATTTTCCTCCGAGGTGTAGTCATACAAAATCTGGCTGTTACAGATATGCCACTTCAGCTTTTTTCTGTTTCTGTATCTTTGTCAGTACAAGAGAGCAATGGACTCTTATGTTAAGACAAGAGAGCATTGGACTTTGTTAAGACAAGAAGAGCAATGGCCTCTATGTTAAGAAAAGGAGAGCTATGGATTCCATTTTAAGACACACATCTCTTCTGTTTATTCTTTGATGGGGATAGCTTCATTCCATTTACAGTATGGTCAATCAATATTTTTCATGATACAAGCAGAAGGGTTATTATACTCATGTTTGTTTATTATTCTCTACAGAATCAGTAATTGATTATATGCCTTTAAACTCATTATTATTGTCTTTTAAGGTTTTTTCATTATGGGATTTGTAGTATTAAGTTTTACTTATTTTCCTCTGAATTGACATCACCCTTCTTTAAAGTATAGGTTAAAGCCCTACATGAGTGACTTGGTCTATAGAAACCATGCCAATTTTGTTGCATTTTACTGAAGACAGTTATATATCATAAGCACTGATAATGTACAAATGAGCATTTTATATAGTACTATGTTTACCCAAGAAAGCACCATTCTGCGAAAAGTTTTCTAACCCCCATGGTTTTTAAAGACTACCATTTTCTGTTAATCATCACAACCATTAATGCCTTCTGTCTTTCAGAACTTTCTTCATATGCTTTACGATCTCTATAAATATCTTAATGTGATTACATGTATATTATGGACAGGGAGGGAGTTTATGCTCTTGGGACCCCATCTCTCATAATTTCTTTACAATCAAacagctttttaaacttgtgtatgctgtTCACAGTGATGGTCTTATTTttaagtttattccattcatctgtgACCCTTGTACGTATTGAAAAAGAACGTCCTATTTTTTTAACAAGCttcatgcttaatttcatgttatgtcctctgttgttctatctttgtatcattcaaagaactgttcattgtcggCATCATGAGGCTGGTTTAAGAACTTAGAGATTGTAATCAGGTGACCCATACTCTTCTTTCCTGTATGTtgacaaatttaaggcctttgGCTCTTCCCTGTAACCAACCTTttttaattctggcaccatctttgttttcCATTTTTGGATCCTCTCTGTTTGTTCTTTGAGCCCCTTTAAGCaaggtgaccaaacttgtgaaACATATGATATTTTCTCAGATACAGAATCCACTATTGTTATGATCAACAGAAAAGATAATTTGTTCCCCCAAAAGTAAAGATTTCACTTTAATGTTATATTAATACATGTACAGAACAGTACTATTATCACATGGAGCTTCTTTTACTCTTGCTACTTTGAGTGTCAGGTCAGTCTTGTCATTTCCCCTATGCTGTCAAAAATATCTTAACCTGTGCATTTATTTGTGACACTTTAGTTCCAGAAAATCTTACTTCTTACTTTCATAGAATCTTTACAGTAATAGATACATAAGTGTTATTGCATGTGTAGTACATATTACAAATgtattctctttttcctttttttatataactGTTTTCAGAGAAAATAGAATTATTAGTTGATAGTTACTAACCTGATGTGATGACATTCAAACTTGTGATGTCATATTACATTTTTGTaagtaataaatgtatatataattccACTTTCAGATCCCAAAATGTCTGCAGATGCGCACTGTAACAACAGGGCTTATGTCATATGTAGAGGCGAAGAATTTTAAAGAATATCGTGAGGCAGCCCATGCTTGTATCTGGGCTCCACAGGAGGGAAGGTCTAATTTTGGAGAGTTCCGCGCAGCAGTCATGGTAAGTGTTATGAATGTTGTTGAGGAACCATTGTCTTTGTTTATTGTTCAATTCAAATTTCTAATTTTTTGGACTGAGCACTATAAGCATTTAAATGAACTTATTTAGTGGGGAGTTAAGACATTATTTTACCTAATAGAATGAGATGTACCCATGAAGATTTATCACCTCTAGCCATCAGAAGACACTTCAAGCAACAGAAATTTACCTCATGTTTTGACGTTTGAAGGCTTGGCTTTTTCTCCATATATTTATGCAACAGTTGCAGTCTTGAATTCAACTTTCCTTCTGTAAAACACCATCTGCCTGTTTCTTCCTTTGACCTTCTTTTCTGCAACCTGACTGCTTTCCTTTTACAGGATCAAATCTCCATTTATAATCTCCTTTGTTATTTCCACTCGCTGGGTGGTGTATGTACTTACTGCAATGCAAAAAACATGTATTTCTCATCTTATGGACCTATTTTCCCAACTTTGAAGCTATGTGGTGCAGAATTATCTGTACCCTCAATATCTTtgcttttatatttcatatttttctctctagTTTCTCCAGCTCTCTACAACTCCTCACCTATTTGACCTTCTTCCATGAAACTTTGCTCTCTGCTCATCCACAGGCTGAATTCCTTAATATAAATTTCACTGCATACCACAAGGATTAGTGAGGCTCTATTCAAGATGATGCTGGTGAAATCAAGGCTGTTTCTTTTCCCGCCATAAGCTGTTGACTGTTAATGTGCCAAATATCTCTGAGGGCCACTTCTGGCAGTTGATCATGAGTATGCCATATATGATCTGGGGTTTTCAAAAATCTTGCAGGCTGTAAGAATCTGTTTGTGAGTACATACAAGGGAAATAGTGTGGAATGAATCAGAAAGCAGTTACTGGCATCTCAGACAATGTTTTTGTGGCATTGACtagctgcccagggtcgagtgcttaggttcaaatcctggttctGGCAGTCAGTTCACAGTTAACCCAGCCCTTCCTTCATttctaggggttggttgatgaaatggatacctgactCAGGTACCCATTCTTCCCTCTTGAGGCTTGGTCATTTTCTCTTGATGCTACCGTGCTAACATGGGAAAAGGGGAATatggataaagaaaatatatatacatatgtagcgttaatgggatggccttgattagggcctcggttGCCCATGCCGTTTCGGCTAAcattagagagaaaaaagaaaaaataagaacagCACACTGCCAGGGTAGCAAGCAGCAGGGGAAAATCCCATTTACTGTGTGGATTTACTGAATGCTATAAAGTAAGTGCTTAGATAAAATCAATGGTCATAGTTTGCCTGAAGATGGTTGATCCCACACTACCCAAAGGCAAAAGAAAACTTCAAAGAACTTACTACATGTGTGTGTAAAGACTGTGATTGTTTTGCGTATCTTTGTGCAAAGTCAAATTTATGGATATTCCATACACAGAGATCACTGATGATATGAACTAGTGTAGAATATTTACCTTCTTAATGACACAGATCTTACCTATACAGACCAATTTTAACATGTTTGGCACCCAATTCTATGGAACAGCACTAGACCTCTCCTACCCCAAGCACAGTATAACTAACCAACAACCCTCAAGTAGAGATATAATGCTTACCCCTTTCTCACACTTCAGTAGTTTCTACTCACAATTCCCAGTAAatatacaacactgacaaaacaaatacacaaagataacctgacaagcactaaacacttGACCTCCCAACTCACTTTTAAAAACAAGCCAcctgacatacacccatcagaaaccagtCCTCAGACAAACTTGAGCCACACTTTCCTGCATCTGCTCTGGACATCACTCATCATTAAAGTACTACAAACACTAGTTcaccatatcccaagacccttcatgcttaCAATACatataccataaagaagacactgaacacttacttctCAGTTGCCGTGCACTCTCTGAACATagatgcactcacacacactcaacactttAATACCTGAGTGCTTCAGGAGCCACATAAGGATTGAAAGGACTCATAGGGCAGAAAGTATGTAAATAGATAGTAGAGCATATAGTTATTTGTGACATAGTTAGGGACAAAGTGTAAGCCTTAGCATACATTCATCTGGAAAATTTACCACAGGTATAAGGTTTACTGTGTTTATTTCATTTACTGATAATCACCacaggacttttctaaaggctcttgcagcccatgGTTGTGCTATTTCctatagcagggaaatgtaggctcctttggtgtgagaagttctttgatgagactacaCTTTCAGTGCTACAGCATagcaaaaggtgacttttcaagcaggcagagtccggtaacagtGGTTTACTGTATTGGCATATGTATTGTTTGTTTCAGAAGAAAAACCTCTTTCATTCAGTGAATTAAAAAAGTTAAATACTTTTTTGAAAAGTGTGCTTATActtcatgtataatgaatatgatgtGTGTTAATCATGTTTTTGTATACCATACATGGAAACAATTGAGTGCGTGTGGGCTACTAGATAGTTTAGATATGTAAGTATATTACCTTAACTCTTTAACTAAGGTTTCCTTGCAACCCTCAAAATTTAGTTTTTCAAATTTTTTAGAAATGTGATTAACCTTATAATTTCAAAGATTATGCAGGTTGGGAATCAAATTTCCATTACCCAAAATCCCTTGGCCAAGCTTGTTTCAGATTTGGGAATTTCTTAGTTTTAAGAATATTGATATTATGTGGCAGCTCACCCATCAGGGTCTGGGACAAAGTCAAACCCTATAATGGGCATGCATAGAAATAATTTATGTATAAAAAGCTACTTTTAGCATGTCAAAATTGAGGCCTTTTCAAGAAACTTTTATTCtagtacatctttttttttcaagtgtcaGTGGTGACTATACTAATTCCTTCCAGGCTTTTGGCTGGCACTAAGGAGGCCTTTTTGTGAAATATAAATTTTTCAGAGCATTAGAATTTTAACCTCTAACCCTTTCTGGGAAATATAAGGCCAAGAAAGAGCATATCTAGAGCAGATTTTGATGTTTTAGCAAAAAACAATGCAGGCTTTCTCTTCGCTTTGTGACACTCCCATCCAGGCAAACAAACTGTGATTGATTCAGGGGTAATGACATGGTTTATTGGCTGGAGACAATGTCacaagtatgtagtgtgtggacTGATATTGGTATAGCTTACAAGATAGTTGGCTACCAGGGGTACTCATGATCTGACCCCTTCATTTTAGTTTTTGCAGAACCACCTATAGTATTGGTTTATTCTCATTATAGAACTCCCTTTTTTCAATTAATACTCTCAAAGAATTTGATAATTTCCTCATATTTGCCTTGATAATACTTATTCAGTTGTTTGTGTCCCTGCTGATTCCCTTCCTcatgctccaacaccacataTTCAAAAGTAAGCACTGTTTGATCACTCTTTCCAATAAGATAATCATACTTTCTTTGTTTCATTTCCTTGGTACAGTATGTAAATACAAGGTCAAGTAAAGATGGCATATCAGTCCTCTTAGTTCTCTCATGCTCTGACATAGTGATAAAGGAAATTCTTCTTTATACTTTTGAGGAATTTGTGTTTCCAAGATTCAGTACCTTCATGGAATCTTAATTTTTTTCTGTGTATCTTTAATTGAAATCCTTCCTTATCACTAGTTTGCCATCTCCAAGGAGAGAGTGTTATGCCACTTCCTCCACTATCCTTTTGTTCATTCATTTGTCATAGTTTACGCCTGCTGTGGGATATTGCATTTCTTTGGAGGATTGTAAACTAGCAGTACCACAATTCACTTCTTACATACAGTAATTATACCCGTTATGTTTTGTCTGAAGGCTCACTGTGTTGGTATTTCCCGGAATTTAATGTAATTCCTGATTTTTAGAGCTAATCCCCCACTCCTTTATCTTATCTATCCCTTCTTGCTCTTGAGTACTACTCTGGAAGGATCAGATTAGACTTTGTATCTTGaactttatttttcaaaaatgTTAACCCAGCACTAAGCTAGGTACTACTGTTACCGTTACTCTCTTTCTTCAACTTCTCTGCTGGGATTATACTTTTACAAAAGTGTAATTGCCATTGGACAGTGCACAACATTctttatcaaacacattttaaAAAACTGTGCATAAGATCTTCAAGATGCATTTTGTTAAATAAGGTTTATATATCTCACACATAAGTAGAACATAGCAGTCAGCatgtttacaaaatatttttagcATACCTTAAAATGCAATGAAAGTTATGACATGGTCCCTAATGATGGCACCTATTACTGTTATATCTTGTAAGTTTTCATGTGTCTGGCTTGCCTCAGTGTTATAAGGTCCATACTGTTAGACCTTCATTAGATGATGTATGTTTCCTTGCAGCTCATATGTTATTTACGTACAAAAAAATCTCTCATACTTAAAGATATTGTATTACAAAGTTCATGTGACTGAAGAATTAATACATTGAAAGAGTCATCTAAATGCCATTTTAAGCTTTTGAATGCAGTATCTTGTATTTTGATAGTCTTCAGTGGCTAATTCATGTTACAGATGCATCTAAGGTTTGATGGGACCTTTGGCTTTCCTGGTGGACTGATAAAACCAGGAGAGGATGTAGTGGATGGTTTAAACCGAGAAATGGCTGAAGAGATAGGATGGTCTTTAACAGATCATCCTGTTACCTGGACAGACTATTACAGTACTCAGGTAGGGAGAAGTCTACAAAGTTTACCTTCAAGAAATACAAAGTATATGTGTATCTTTAACTTACTGATGCAATTTTTTTTGTACTCTTAATATGTTAACTGTGACTTACTATTAATTTCCTGTTAAAGGTAGAAAAGGTCGGTAAGATTTGTGTGGGGCATGTGAGAGTGAGTCCATATCACTGAATGGCTTGCATGTTCTGAgtaaaaaaattgaaagaaatttTTCCTTTATGAAATTACAGATTAGCTttcaaaagtaacagaaaatacatAGGAATGTGTAATTAACCTATTTGCACAATGTGGGAAGAGAGTTCTATATTGGTTGGGTCTTGTCTCCTGGACTTTCAGTTTCATCAATTGTCCCTTTAAACCTTTGTAAGCTGCCAGCAATTACTGTCTCATTGGTTAGTTTGTTCCAACCATCTTTCACTGCAACACCAAACAgtacttctaaacattctttccAACTGTCAATTTGCCCAGCTTTTTGTCATGGCATCTGGTTACTTTGGTGCTGCATCGCCTGAGAAACTACTCACTGGCAATATTGTCCAACTGATTCAGAAACTTGAGGCTGTTATCATTTTCCCCTTCTCCTTACATTGTAGCTCAGTTCTCTTAATGGGTTCACTGTGCCTTGCCATAGATATAAAGATACCCCAGTGTGTAGAGGGGTTATGATAGATCAAAAGGCtatatttttcataattcatcAGTGGAAACTGGTTGAGTACTTATACATAAGGAGaaacaaaaatatcaaatgttttGGTAGTACCCCTGATCTTCTTTTGGAAGCTTCTGAGATTGTTTGCTCTTGGTGAGAAACTCCTGTTAACACTGCTTGATGCATTAGTGTGCATATGAGTTTTTGAATTTTGAATTTTGCATTCATACACATCAGTTTGAATATCTGTTTTTTTGTgaatatgttttacttttgatacATATTCAAATGATGCAAAGCTCTTTTCTAGAAAAGTGTTTTagaccccattttcttttatttcttttatgtatGTAAGTCATAGTTGTCTGCATGATATTTTTGCTTTAAACAGAATGAATGAGTCTATACAAAAAGAGGTATGCAGGAAAAATATAGGAAAAGACTATGATTATATCATGAATATTATACATTGTTTATTTTTCCGGCAATTTTTGGAGGACCTGTGATGATAAGCtgtttatttataatactttttttCTCCATTATCATAGTCCTGTTCATAATTTCtcttcattacatacatatatatattcatttatctattttatttattttgctttgtcgctgtctcccgcgttagcgaggtagcgcaaggaaacagacgaaagaatggcccaacccacccacatacacatgtatatacatacacgtccacacacgcaaatatacatacctatacatctcaatgtatacatatatacacacacacagacatatacatatatacacatgtacataattcatactgtctgcctttatttattcccatcgccacctcgccacacatggaataacaaccccctcccccttcatgtgtgcgaggtaacgctaggaaaagacaacaaaggccccatttgttcacactcagtctctagctgtcatgtaatattattaatgcaccgaaaccacagctccctttccacatccatataaatttcgttatttttttcattctttcatacttgttttctgtttcctgcatcagcaaggtagtgccaggaacagacaaagaaaggcctcatttgctcacgtcccttctctagctgttatgtgtaatgcactgaaccacagccccctacccacaaccaagcaccagattttatatctttctttgactaccTAAGCTCCTGCAAATCTGTTtcagggatttcaatgttcaccatggggaatggctgaattcctcccatatgaatataggagggattgaagccctcatgttcttcattctcaatgatttagaggaAATTGGCTCCCACCCTACATATATTCTTgattgctgtgaccactctcctaatattctggatctgtttttcaactCTTATCCATCCTGCTGTAACTACAGAGTCTCACTCCCAATTGGTTCATGTGATCATACTTTCATAAATGTTACctattttaatggcacctccccctcaaGCAGCCCCTTTTAAGCATAGATACTGGCACTTTAACAAAGCTGACTGTAATAGCATATGTAACTTCCTTTCTGATTTTCCTTGAGTAAATTATTGTCTCTTATatggttattcttgcaggaatggaggCATTTATCTCTTCTACCTCCAAGAcatcttcttccaatccatggttcatcttgaaccattcctgttctgaggccattcaggcaagggatcaagcatatttagcttggaaaaactctccatcCTCTGACTGCCATTAAgattttatcactgcccataatcattgcaagcacTTTATCAATAAGGCAAAGCATTTGCttttttcaaaggaagtgcaTTAGCCTCTCCTTGTCAAACACTAATAGGTTTTTCTTGTCTTTAGCCACGGGCATCTTTAAAAACTTCTGTCGCTctccctttccctcacttttccattctgatggtacagtagctgtctctcctgtacacTGAGCCTTGGGGCCTTGCTTCTCctgtaactccaccttggattACTCTGACATTCCTTACCCCCCCCTGATGGTCCTCTTACTAATACTATGcccctccccataatctctttggactttccaaaaagcacttctcccTTTGGACTCAAgtaaggattatggtcctgaaggtatccatccctgtgtactgaaagactgTGCCTTTGAACTTGGACATTATGCTTGTTCATCTGCTTtgtttctgtttgaaaaccaaaacttttccttttttttggaagcatgcattgatatatCCCATCCTATAGAAGGTTGAATGTTTTGACTtatctatcatcctattgctttgacatctaccatttccaaagtttttgaatccttTCTCAACTCCCATACATCTTCAGACACCTTGAAACTCAccatcttctctgttcaccagtatggcttacataaggtgagatccaatggtgatattctttcctatcttactaatgtctggtcatcatccctgaaagaattTGGGGAGTCACGTGTtattgcccttgacatatccaaagattTTGATGGTTTGACATTGGGATGTCATCATTAAGCTACCTTCTTTTGGTTCCCTTCCTTACATTgatccctcatatctagcttcctctaggTGAATAATcgctgtggttgttgatggattagcctccccctttctccatcagcatCAGTGTCCCATAAgtctctgtcctgtcccctacacttttcttctttttttcaatgattttctgtctttcacaaaaaaacaaatgtactcatatgctgatgactcaacacagtattcacccacatccttcaattttgctcctcctctcactcgatcttcatctcatcttgacatagcttcctcaataaactcagacttggacaggatatctcattggggtagatgaaatttagtgaagtttaatgtctccaagggCCATTTTCTACCTATCCATTCATCAAGAACTCcttacaactctcatctctcattTGACATTCcatgattccacctcttgactcagtgaacatatttgGCATGACTGTAAAATTCACTCTTTATTggaaaaccccacattatggaaatggctaagtctgcctcttaagaaattgggtgtcctgtttagatgtcaaaacttcttttcttctgaacagttgctccttttatacaaaggattgatttatcctagtatggagtactgctctcagaACTGATGTAGTTCTATCTCAGCATCCTTATTTGGCAGTGTTGGGTTGAGAAAATGGTTTGACTCATAAACTTTCCTAGGTTGTCTTTAAAACTTGACCCATCTTGCCCTAAGCCTCAGTTTTGGTTCACCTTCCCATTTTATATAGTATcactggtttttgctcctgagaactggctgcttgcatgcccccaccactagctggcaggctgctgcatcacataattactttgtggcagttggcaactcaagggaagGCCATTAGGTAATTGTTTTTACCTACTCCTCAAACCTTtagaattctctaccttctcacatctttcccaataactatgacttggtacatTTTAATAGACagattttttcatttcctccaaaattcataagaactatcccttctctcttcttttcccctttcgtaattctctttgtatttcaattaagggccaatcttgatgtggacttttgttcatgactgaagcctccaacataaaagataaaagtgaactcaacaaacttgtacttaTGTTATTTAAACACTTATCTTTCTCCTCCCTGTCTCTAGACAATGGCACCTTTGTTCCCCCTTATCTTTAGATAATGGCActgtacaggcattctgccaatcctaaggcatctcatcatgatccatacatacattgaaaatcctaactagtcagcaacacagtcaactctgttcttaagaaattcaattgcagtaccatccattctGGCCGCTACATTCTACGTTGCATCATttacaagactttcaccacctcttctctcttcatcaaatcacttgccatgactcacttCGTTTATCTCCCTGACTCagacaccctgcatctgccaccctatcatcaaattcaTTCAAGTATCCTTCAAATTACTCAATCTCCTGTTACCATATTTACCCCCTTCTTTGATGGTCCCATGTGTTCTCTGACTTTTCTCACAAAGTTAGCCTCCTAaagcatcttttaattctcctagACATTTGCTGATGTTTGTTCACTTCATCTCTCATATACTTTCCTTTTcagcccatgcaccttcctcttgaccttttgccactttttcttgtacatctcccaagcATTTGCACTCTATCCTTGTAAGAACTGCCCATACACACCTGAatttcactagtaactttaccttatcatcccacc containing:
- the LOC139755519 gene encoding U8 snoRNA-decapping enzyme-like — its product is MSGANKTGVIPLEELPVPQIPKCLQMRTVTTGLMSYVEAKNFKEYREAAHACIWAPQEGRSNFGEFRAAVMMHLRFDGTFGFPGGLIKPGEDVVDGLNREMAEEIGWSLTDHPVTWTDYYSTQVEHSKKMILHFFITRVTFDQFTSLERNCPLALEYGIEVFGTVRVPLYTMRNMYSGLPAFLNNKFIGTAKQQLLLAMYHTNILTEAEINDVIYKSQNLKLGPSRF